From the genome of Rhododendron vialii isolate Sample 1 chromosome 10a, ASM3025357v1:
ATTTCAAATGATGGACAAATTATCAGGAGGGCTAAACCAATTAGAAGATTAGCCAGATAAATAGTGCATCAAAGTTCATCTTGATCTGGAgttaaaaattgcatactcttGCAAATCTAGTCGGTATGTTGTTGTCATCTTATTCCCGTGTAGCTGTAAGACTAAGAACATTCTGCCAACTAAAACAGCTTTACAACACCAACTAACAAAAGAGAGAATTAAATTGCATGATCAAAAAATCCATGGATGACCAGAGTGCCACGTTGCTGTTGACTTGCTACAAAAGATTCATGACACCTAAACAAATTGTTCTCCATAGAAAACACAAGCTCTAGAAACACCAACACAGGTTTGGTTAGAATGTTCAAACACAGGTACAGCCCATGTTGCTTTGATGGGGCAGTGCCGCAGTGTAAAGCAAAGTGGCATTGTGGATATTCTTTTACAGACTAATACTCCACATACGTAGTTGATTCATGCAATTGATACATGAACTCACACCCGGAAACTTAAAGTTGAAGTAGCCAAAATGCAAACAGTTAGGTCGTTCAATATGAAtgaatgtggagagagagagagagagacgttgtcAAACCTCCCATTTGGTGCATAAAAGGAGTACCGCCCGTTTCCTAGTCCAATCAATGATAGTCGGTGACAACTGATCCTCAGCAGCCAATGAGTGAAACCTTTGCAAGATAAGTGAAGTCCCACGTCGTCTGGTATCACCAAACTCAAAATATGAGAACCAACAAATATGGCTTAAAGTATTGATCAAACTCTTCCAAATTAGTGCAATCACTAGGCATTACTAATTGGTAAGAATAAGCAATTCTCTGCTGGGCCCTAGATAATACATGAAATGAACTGCTCAATATCCATAATGACAAACCTAACAACAATCTCATGTCACCACATCTTACCAAATTTCAGGCTTACTCAGGAATACATCCAGTTCTGTTTTACACATACAATCTGTATATTTTACGGATAATTTATGAGGTACACATGCGACCCCTGAcccgcacgtggagaggtaagcAAAGGATCCATAATACACTTGGAGTCAAACGGAGCTCGTTTCAGAATTGCAAAGTAATATTCAAGAAGGATGCTAGGGAACCAAAACcggtgttctaaaaatcgcgtttaatcgccgattaatgggcgattaatcggtTTTATGGCATCTCCGATCAGATTAATGCTTGGGCGTTTGAATTAGGCGGTCTGGAGATTAATCGGGATTTGGcggcgattaatcgcccattaatcgacgattaatcggttaatcggcgattaattgcccattaatcggcgattaatcagttaatcggcaattaatcggtgattaatcggTTAATTGATTAAACGGCGATTTTGAGTGTGAGTCCGATGGAGACAAAGTTATGGATGGatatggagaagaagaggagtaaTGGACTAATAATTCcgtacttggtttcatttggtttgaacgttgcACGTTGTAATTGACTGGTAATTTcgtacttggtttcatttggtttgaactatgaacattgaacttctcattatGGATTGACTAGTTATTTGGTAGTACCTAGTTTCTATGTCTCTGTATTTGAATTGTAGAGAACTGTTTACATTGAGTATCCAATAGCCAAAGAGAattaggaaattttttgggagagaATATATCACATCAACTAGGAAATCTGTGATTATTGATGGTAGGGACGTTGcataatatttataaaaaaaaacccgactaattgctaaaaggcgattaatggccgattaataggtctcgaagtttgaaggtggtcggccgcccgcctagcgccgagcgctttttagaacattgaccAAAACTAAAATGCAACCAGCCCAAATGCATAAGTACTAGAATGCACATAGTCCACTTCCACCCCTTGTAGTTTTGGCCATGTGCAGATACACCCCATGTGGTCTAAAAATGTGCACATAACCACTTGTGGTTTTAAAATTGTAATGATAGACCATCTGCCGTcatattttccatccatattaacggaggtgtatctcacataCCTCTAGAATGTACACTAAGTCGTTCATAATAATGtgttaaataaagaatagagtttCTCTATAAAAATCCATCTCGATCAGACATCAATAACTCAGTGATCTAATTTGTGGTAAATTCAAATTGGAAAagttaatttcataacaaaattgatttgactatgaacttttcattttttgattgacttgaattttggcatagatgtagtactcgtcaaactctacaatatcaacggtttggattcaatttttggtatagtgGATGGTGtgattagatttaaaaaagaagaataatcaAGAAAGATGATGATGTTATATCGGTCTTTAAATGTTGTATCCGTcaatatggatgaaaaatatgacggcatggagtctatccgcacattttcaaaatcatagaaggttatgtgcacacttttaaacCATAGGAAGGTGTATCTGCAACAAcaggggtcaaagtggactttgccacAAAGCAACATCTAGTTTTAGTGAAGTCAACTATTTACACCTATACATTATACGATTTGGAGAATAGTCAATCCAATTCAACAGTAGTAATCTACTACTCAAACAAATGAGTTTTTTATAACCATAAATATTTGCAACCCAAGTATGGCCAGTACATATAACCATAAAAAGAGAGttttttatactccctccatctctatttaattgtccactacgaTTTTGCACgacttatatctctcaacgtatattgctaaaaatatgcaatatatatcttgtttgatagatcttaatttgttctataagacaatgatttcaaaaacataaaatataatatacgtCAAGAGATATAAGTCGTTAAAAATGCATGCAGAACTGTAGTGAACAATTacatagggacggagggagtaccattcAACTAATCATCTCATACCATAAAAAGAAGAGTTTTCCGAATAATGCTTCCAACTTGCATCTGTTCTTCATCTCCTCTCAAATGCTTCAATTTCGAATAAGAATTAGGGGTTTGTTCTCCTTATGTTTTCATAGCGGACCAATATGGGTTGAGTAGACCTTCTTGAAAACTCGAGTGAGACAAAATTATCCcataggaagaagaagaagaagaaaaaaacgaTCTTCGACAGCCTTAAAACAAGAGCCctagattttaaacaaatagTCGTACAAAAGGCTCCTATCTTGTCACTCTCGTTTTTTTAATGTTAATCCcctacaaaatatattttactatttttttgtgtgcaaaATACAATTGTAGGAAGTGGCGTTAAAGTgataaaatcatttccctaacaAAATTCTTACACAAAATACGGAAAATGATATTgataccgaccccgtcggtaccgaaatcgtaagGACGGCCATGTCGGGccttctccggccaccggacggccaattcgagctgtccaaaaattctaaaaaaaaaaacgaggaggcagcatccgaggtgtgtagggtgcctGATCCAAGTACTcgttttcgtgtgtatatgcgTATCCGGTAGCCAGAGACGGCCGGATGTAACCGTTCCTGCGATTTCGATATCGagcccgtcggtaccaatagtggTACTCCACAAAATACCGTGTATGCGGGTATCGAATCAGAAATGCATGTGTAGTAATAATTTGATCCTCGGTATGAATAAATTACCCAATGTTGTGGGCCATAGGCTCCCAAGTCAATTCAGATGGTGTTGATGATCCTCTTGGTGCAGGATTTGATATTTTAGAGCACCTCCACCcattactcaaatttgagtaaaaatatgaGTAAGAGTATATCTGCTCATTACTTAAATCTtaattcaaactcaaatttaactaaaaatcacccaaaacccTCCTCCACTCTTACCCAAACCCATACCTTAACCTATAccttactcaaatttgattAGACTCAAACCtttactcaaaatttttatGGCAAATTTCACACttttaaatttacaatattaccattaatgaagtttttactcaaatttattcATATTTGTGATTGGGTTTGAGGTTACCCATTGCAACACACAATACCAAATGAAACTTCTACtcatatttttactcaaatttgagtgaaaatttgagtaagggATAAAGATGCTCTAAAAGTTTCATTCAGGATTGTGTGTTCTAGTGGATAAACTCATACCCAAGCACAAGTATGCACAAATTTGAGTCTAACCAATTTGAGTCTAATTTGGTATAGGTTTGGATAAAGAGTGGATGAGgggttttgataatttttactcaaatttgagtttgagtcaaaattttaatgaggagtggagatgctcttacatcCACCttttattgggaaaaaaataattgttttaTAGCTGTCTTCGATTCTATGTCTCGTCGTATTTTTACATGTTTTCTACGTGGACTTGTGAGTTTATGAAATTCATATAATGCACCTAACACCAATTTAATCCCTCCCtaccctttctctttctttttttgccaaaagtaAAGCCTGGTTCCAATAATACTTTTAggactttttgaattttgttcttatttgaatttttttcgtgtttgttagttttacgcctcacttttttatttttctgattcgtcaataaaaacaaaaccaaaaaaatagaaaaagttgTTAATGTAACGGGgtctaaggctctgtttgttttgatgtaaaatgttttacaatgtataaaatatttttttagaaaataaacttcaaacttttatttctgatgtttggttggcacgtgaaaaatatttttaaaaatcgacaaaataatatagagagagatgagggacttaaacggtggagagatttgagaatattggaattgaacgtgggttaGGAATGACGATTGAGGaaattgagcagtgagaattgcagatGAAAGCAATagattcattttgaaaaataacttacggaagatttaatggtaaatcattttcattaaattaatgaaaaatgttttacatgtaaaatatttttctcattttttacacaaccaaacatcagaaaatagataaaatattttaccgaaaaatattttacgtgaaaacaaacggagccttaagcTTGAGACGTATAAATAATCTGGATTTTTGGTTGAGCACCAATTGAACATGGGTCGGGCATAACACCAGCAATTaccgttttttttttgacgGCAGTTTCCTGGTGGTGCAACATTGAGAACGTTTCCAGAGTTACAGaaccaaattgaaaaaaaagaaagttttgggTGCAAttcgagaaaaaaatgaaacattcATGAACGAGGCAAAGTGAAATTTACCATTCATTGTTTTCCGGCACCCATACCCGCCAACTTCTAAGGAAACTGAGAAACCCTTGAACAAACCAAAACCCCGTTTCGCAAAATGCTCCAAAACGAGGACGAAGCAGATGGAGGTGGGTTTGTTCCTACACCAAAGCGAGAAGAGATTCAAGGTTCGTCTGAAGATTACGATAAGAAGGTAATCTTCTAAACAACCCTTCCATGATTGTGTACGCTTACTGGAGGAGTCATCAGAAGTCCAATGTGCAATGTTTCAGCAATGATTTTGTGTTCACTCGTTTCGTGGGGGTttgtgtaacttttttttttaaaaaggaaacaggAAAGTGTCCAAAATGGGTCAAATACTGATTTGGTAGAATTCCATTATTTGGTCTTACCGTGCACGTTTGTCTGTTTAGGTAATTGGAACCCATAATGTTGGAAAATATTCAATTGGGTGAGGTTTGATTTGGATGATTTCGGGTATTTGAGCTTATCTTGCAGACTTGcacgtttttttgtttgggtaatTATAGACCCATTGACCCATTGTATTATGTACTAGCCACGTGTTCATCTCAATATTTATTAGCTGGTTGCTCTCGAGTTCACCGCAGATTCCGAGTGCTTGAGTTGTATGCGTAATATATTTTCTTGGGACGTTGTTTCAACAATTATTGTATCAAGTTTCTCTAAAGCATGAATTTCTTGAAAAGTAGGCACTTGAAAAGTTGCCATGTGACCATTTTTCTGGGTAAGTTTAATGGAATTTTGTAGAACCAAAGAGCGAAAGATGTTATATTTGTGAGTCGAAACTTGATAGCATACCTATTAACCACCTATTGGTTTGCCTTGCCTTTACTGCCTGGACTACCGCTTGCCTCAAGGACATTATTTAGCTGTGTTGCGATTAGGAAATTTTAGAATAAAGatcattggttttttttctACTTGTGCACATTGAAGTTTTGAGGCGACCATCGTATGTAACTGGTTAATTTTGGGTTTTGCATAGAGTTCAAACAAGAGGCTGAAAGATGTTGAAATTAGTGTTCCAATAGTGTACGGAACGATGGCATTTTGGCTCGGTAAAAAGGCCAGTGAGTAAGTAAGATTGTATTTTGATTGTTTTCCCATTACATTTAAATGTGTCTTCACTGTCCTGCATGTTTTGGTTGAATTCAATTGAATGGTTCCCTATCAATAGGTCTCAGTCACATAAATGGATGGTTTATGTGCGTGGGGCGACGAACAAGGATCTGAGTGCAGTGATTAAAAGAGTTGTATTCCAACTACACCCCAGCTTTACTAATCCAATGAGAGTGGTTGAATCTCCTCCATTCGAGTTATCAGAATGTGGTTGGGGTGAATTTGAAATTGCCATCTCCATCTTTTTCCACAGTGATGCTTATGACAAGCAGTTGACCTTGTGAGTAATTGCGTTGTTAAAATAAGAGTCTTGCTTTATTTGGTAGCTACATTATATCAATGGTGTGATAAATTTTAACAGGTTTCACCATTTGAAGCTGTATGCTGAAGAGGAATTTTGTCCTCTGTCAACAAAGAAACCTGTTATTGTGGAATCTTATGATGAGATTGTTTTTCCTGACCCCTCAGAGGCGTTCTTTGCTCGTGTACAGAATCATCCAGCTGTAATTATGCCTAGGCTTCCGGCTACTTTTGCCCTGCCCCTTGGTAAAAGTCCTTGGTTTGTCATGCTATATGCTCTATCTTTATTAGAATTTCTTTGTGCTTAGATTTGAGGTTCTTTTGCAGTACCAATTGAGCATGAGGATGAGGAGAAGAAAGGCAATACTACAGACCATTTGCTTAGTCAGTGGTTCATAAATTTCTCAGATACGGATGAGCTAGTAAAACTGGCAGCAGCTCGTCAGCAGGTTAGAACCAGTTAGTTACTTTTCTCTACTTTGccctcttccttcttttttagtTTGGCGATGACTATTCAGATTTGAGGTGAGCTCAAGCCTCAATGTGCTTATATTACACGTAAAACCAATTGTGCATGGCTAGTCTATTTCCCTTTTATCAAAGGATATGAAGTCTCACATCTGGAGGTAACCTATTTTTGTGATTAGGGCGTGGGAGAGGGATGTCACACTATTGAATTCACACTTAAACTCAATATGTTCACTGCTCTTACACACACAAACCCTGGAATCCCGTCTTGACACATACTTATGTATAGGAGTTTCAAAACAGTTGCCTTTGCAACTCATTACACACCTCTTATACTGGTGGCAATAAACCCACAGAAAAGACAACAATTTAAACAACATCCCCCCACTCTTAATTCTACTATCCACCTACTTTAACAACCCAATTAAGATTTCATTTTGCAACAATTTTGTCTAACTTATTTGCGTGCAGCTCATATTGTTGAACTTGAACCCATTTAGAACCCACTGATTTAGATGGAATATTGAGGAGTTGAGTTTAAAGTCCCTACGACACCCCCATGTTGCTTTGTTAGTTTATTCAATGTGATATGTTTTGGTGTGTAGCATCTGTTGATTCTTCATAGTATCTCTTCCTTGGAtttgttcttttgtttcatttttcccCTTGTCTTTTCCATGACAAATTCACACCAAAGTGTTTCCCCAAACATTCTCTCTAAAAAACATGGCTAAGTTTTGGAGAAGCTACATAGTCCAGtttcttttgtatttgttgTTTTCCCTTTATCtgtagggaaaatgacggccaaggacgtgtttgataattaataccctccaaggacattttcagcattaacaaatgtactcaaatgttctcagcatgtccttggcgggtattaattatcaaaacacgtcctgggccgtcattttcccttatctGTACTGTTCTGTGGTGCAATGTAGGTTAGGCAGGATGTTAATGTCTTCACAGATGGTCtccgtattttttttgttcacgTGGTTGCATTTTGTGCTGTATTATTTGTGCTGAAGTCGAGATTTATAGACAGTCTTTGATTTCTGTAAACCCTTGGGATGGAATTTTCTGACGACTGGACAGTCTTTGATTTCTGTAAACCCTTGGGACGGAATTTTCTGACGACATCTGCCATGTCCCAGGTGCAATCTCGTATTGTTATGCTGAGAAGACAAATGATGACTGATGGGGTGCCTCATCCACTGGAACCAGCATGTGTTTCGTGAATAGACATGGTTATGCCTGACTTTTTGGAGTTTCCTCGTCAGTGGAAATGTAAAGAATTACCCAACAAGGATAGTGGATTATTGACTTCTAGAATACTTAGCCTAGCGTGCCTTCTTTCTCCCCTCTCTTTGTCTTCTGCTTTTATCTAACTCCTCGCTATCCTGGATTGAGGGGgaccttttttgtttctttcttctgtCACGGCCAAATGACTGAAGTTTGTAACTAACGATTACCAATGTGGCATTTGAGTGACCGGAACAATTGTTTTTATCCGTACGTTGTCCTCTATAATTGTCTggtaaagaaaaattgaaaacttgCAGCAAGTTCCGTTTTCATCTCGTTGTGAGCATTTCTTCGAAAAGGAAACCTGAGGCGACGGTGAATGGTGATTTTTTCGGGCTAATTTATTGATTAGTATTTGTATCCCCGTGTGGGGAGTTAACACTGGGCTATATTCAGAGAAGCTTTAAGTTTCGGCTTTGTTGAACTTTTTCCTTGAAAACCTGAAATGATAGCAATACCGCTGGTGACATTAGCATGGAAACAAACATGGCAGCCTTTCCGGTTATAGTTCGTTGTTGAAGTAGTAGCTCAACTTCATCTGATATCTTTTTCTTCGTAACTTAGCGTATTCATTAAGAGTGTGGCAAATCTATGTAGCCTTGTCATTAAGGAACAGAACTCGTAAATAATGCAGGGAGAAGTAACCTTTGGCTGAAGGAATGGTATGGTAATTGTAAATAGCTTTGAAATGTGATTTTGTTATGCTGCCTGTTTCTATATACGTGTTCAATTTTCTTCAGTTATgcaagaaatctattttttgttccattttctATATACGTGTTCAACACATTCTTTTTTGACACTGTAGGAAGTCCTTTTCATTCTTTAGGATGGTGCATATATATGCGTTCAAACAATGATGGGGCCATCAGTTTGGTTCATGCGGGGTATAAGTGTGACATTCTCGTCGGTTCAAGGTCATATGGCGTCTCTCATATAGTCGTGTCATTTTATCTCTGATCATCGGAGGTATAAACAAGTTATCCTCTCATTTTTTAGGGGTCCATTTTCAGTCGAGGCTTCTGGTTTGTATCCTTATCCTACGTCCCTTCTTTTACCTCCGAGGTCCGAGCAAAACAAACGATACTTCtaaatgtattgtgagaaactATAATCCATGCTCCTCTTTtaaatgtattgtgagaaactATAATCCATGCTCTTCTTTTTATAAcaccaatttcttttctttttgcaagtGTTACTACTGGAACAGACTCCGGagttctttattttattttattttggtcaggccaagaggaaaaaaaaggtttggtTTTGCT
Proteins encoded in this window:
- the LOC131303228 gene encoding transcription initiation factor TFIID subunit 14b isoform X1, translating into MLQNEDEADGGGFVPTPKREEIQGSSEDYDKKSSNKRLKDVEISVPIVYGTMAFWLGKKASESQSHKWMVYVRGATNKDLSAVIKRVVFQLHPSFTNPMRVVESPPFELSECGWGEFEIAISIFFHSDAYDKQLTLFHHLKLYAEEEFCPLSTKKPVIVESYDEIVFPDPSEAFFARVQNHPAVIMPRLPATFALPLVPIEHEDEEKKGNTTDHLLSQWFINFSDTDELVKLAAARQQVQSRIVMLRRQMMTDGVPHPLEPACVS
- the LOC131303228 gene encoding transcription initiation factor TFIID subunit 14b isoform X2, whose amino-acid sequence is MLQNEDEADGGGFVPTPKREEIQGSSEDYDKKSSNKRLKDVEISVPIVYGTMAFWLGKKASESQSHKWMVYVRGATNKDLSAVIKRVVFQLHPSFTNPMRVVESPPFELSECGWGEFEIAISIFFHSDAYDKQLTLFHHLKLYAEEEFCPLSTKKPVIVESYDEIVFPDPSEAFFARVQNHPAVIMPRLPATFALPLVPIEHEDEEKKGNTTDHLLSQWFINFSDTDELVKLAAARQQVRTSAISYCYAEKTNDD